A genome region from Chthoniobacterales bacterium includes the following:
- a CDS encoding VOC family protein: MLTRLLHTRYRVQDLEKTVHFYKAVLGLEETRRHTSGRGSQLVFFKAPGSAEEIEICKFDESGPVVVGPDLTHLAFEVEDMDAFAKEVAAKGYPLSDGPHTSSNGSKIAFIDAPEGYEIELIQSAR, encoded by the coding sequence ATGCTGACACGCCTGCTTCACACTCGTTATCGCGTCCAGGATTTGGAAAAAACCGTCCATTTCTACAAGGCAGTGCTCGGGCTTGAGGAAACGCGGCGACATACATCCGGACGTGGCTCGCAACTGGTGTTTTTCAAGGCTCCTGGCAGCGCGGAGGAGATCGAAATTTGTAAATTCGACGAGAGCGGACCCGTCGTAGTGGGTCCAGATCTCACCCATCTCGCCTTCGAAGTGGAGGACATGGATGCCTTCGCCAAAGAAGTCGCAGCGAAGGGTTATCCGCTGAGTGATGGTCCGCACACTTCGTCGAACGGCAGTAAAATCGCCTTCATCGACGCTCCCGAAGGTTACGAAATCGAGCTGATCCAAAGCGCCCGCTAA
- a CDS encoding CopG family antitoxin, with amino-acid sequence MKSIAHWSEVPVFNSEEDEAAFWQETRIEQHLLQASLQKTEMRDSTTITLRFDPRMLARIKRLARSRYLNYQSMIKQWLSERLEKEI; translated from the coding sequence ATGAAAAGCATTGCCCATTGGTCTGAAGTGCCAGTTTTTAACTCCGAGGAAGACGAGGCAGCTTTCTGGCAGGAGACGCGCATTGAGCAGCATCTGCTCCAGGCGTCGCTCCAGAAAACAGAGATGCGCGACTCCACCACGATCACGTTGCGCTTCGACCCGCGGATGCTCGCCCGCATCAAACGCCTGGCGCGCTCCCGTTACCTCAATTACCAAAGCATGATCAAGCAGTGGCTCAGCGAGCGTCTGGAGAAAGAAATCTAA
- a CDS encoding exosortase-associated EpsI family protein yields MNTATAEPSSFVTGLQISVWRSVVLLVIGFGTLVLCYLTPNVNSVTEAGVNMNLPIFLDQFMGQDQEASLSEKVMLPGDTQITKKLYSSLHGEYVTCQIVLSGGEKRSIHRPETCLPGQGWTIGAAQKVPVRLENGQTQNVMKLTLTRVVEVAEGDQRKITSDFYYWFVGKDKTTPEHRERVLLTSWDRVFHNVNHRWAYVIVSGMVPDQSRPGAKTEAQTSAELEKFIGKIAPKIQHPDVISH; encoded by the coding sequence ATGAACACCGCCACCGCCGAACCTTCCAGCTTCGTCACCGGTTTGCAGATCAGCGTCTGGCGTTCCGTTGTTCTTCTCGTGATCGGCTTTGGAACGCTGGTTCTTTGTTATTTGACACCGAATGTCAACAGCGTCACCGAGGCTGGCGTGAACATGAATCTGCCGATTTTTCTCGATCAATTCATGGGTCAGGACCAGGAGGCGTCGCTCTCCGAAAAGGTTATGCTGCCGGGCGACACGCAAATTACCAAAAAACTTTACTCTTCCCTGCACGGTGAATACGTCACCTGTCAGATCGTGCTCAGCGGCGGCGAGAAACGCAGCATTCACCGTCCAGAAACCTGTCTGCCGGGTCAGGGCTGGACGATTGGCGCGGCTCAAAAAGTGCCCGTTCGTCTGGAGAATGGCCAGACGCAGAATGTAATGAAACTCACCCTCACTCGGGTTGTCGAGGTGGCCGAGGGCGACCAACGCAAGATCACCAGCGATTTTTATTATTGGTTTGTCGGCAAAGACAAGACAACGCCGGAACATCGCGAACGCGTTTTGCTCACCAGTTGGGATCGCGTTTTTCACAACGTGAATCACCGCTGGGCCTACGTAATCGTCAGTGGCATGGTGCCCGACCAGAGCCGCCCGGGAGCGAAAACCGAGGCGCAAACCTCAGCCGAGCTCGAGAAATTCATCGGAAAAATCGCCCCGAAGATCCAGCACCCGGATGTGATTTCCCATTAA
- a CDS encoding exosortase/archaeosortase family protein, which yields MNSAPKSPRLPWILPVLATLAIFVALFFVFPYASGYGDKLGSLYAIFYALSTDYGSWGHCLLVFPIAATLVWWKRVALAKILVRGSNWGLVPIVFSMLLYWIGYKTSVQYFGFVSVQIFIGGVLIFFLGWRFFKTLLFPWAFLAFAWPFIFLDAEIAFPLRMKMSALCYHFLNLIGEPTLLSGTALVSAPDYVRHLTVGQRFQVDIADPCSGIRSLFALTMITSLYGYLTLPKTWQKMILFLMAFPLAIAGNFVRILLLTFGTLGFGSEFAIGTLDHPTWFHTGAGYFVYIVALGGMVLLAGLLDRNWHKASPVLPSAAALEGKA from the coding sequence ATGAATTCCGCCCCTAAATCACCCCGGCTCCCATGGATTTTGCCTGTGCTGGCCACGCTGGCCATCTTTGTGGCGCTCTTCTTTGTGTTCCCGTATGCCAGCGGCTATGGCGACAAACTGGGCAGTCTCTACGCCATTTTTTATGCGCTCTCGACAGATTACGGAAGCTGGGGGCATTGCCTTCTGGTTTTTCCCATCGCGGCAACTCTGGTTTGGTGGAAACGCGTCGCACTGGCAAAAATCCTCGTGCGCGGCAGCAACTGGGGCCTCGTTCCTATTGTTTTTTCCATGCTGCTCTACTGGATCGGGTATAAAACCAGCGTCCAATATTTTGGCTTCGTCAGCGTGCAAATTTTCATCGGCGGCGTGCTGATTTTCTTCCTTGGCTGGCGATTTTTCAAAACGCTGCTCTTCCCGTGGGCTTTTCTGGCGTTTGCCTGGCCGTTCATTTTCCTCGATGCGGAAATCGCGTTTCCGCTTCGGATGAAAATGTCTGCCCTCTGCTATCATTTCCTGAACCTGATCGGGGAACCGACGCTCCTGAGTGGAACCGCACTCGTTTCCGCGCCGGATTACGTGCGGCATCTGACGGTGGGCCAGCGGTTTCAAGTGGACATCGCCGATCCATGCTCGGGCATTCGCTCGCTCTTTGCGCTAACCATGATCACGTCGCTCTACGGCTACCTGACGCTGCCGAAGACGTGGCAAAAAATGATCCTCTTCCTGATGGCGTTCCCGCTGGCCATCGCGGGAAATTTCGTCCGCATTCTGCTGCTCACTTTTGGCACATTGGGCTTTGGCTCCGAATTTGCCATCGGCACGCTGGATCATCCGACGTGGTTTCATACGGGAGCGGGCTATTTCGTTTATATCGTCGCCTTGGGCGGCATGGTGTTGCTGGCTGGTCTGCTCGATCGGAACTGGCATAAGGCGAGTCCGGTTCTTCCCTCCGCGGCAGCATTGGAGGGCAAGGCATGA
- a CDS encoding NAD(P)-dependent oxidoreductase has translation MSPSLILILGSGGLLGRHVVREYSCSDQPVVAFSHQDLDVTDEKTIIAVLDKIRPKVVINCAALCHFQQCEDHPKQSAQVNRDAPIRLAALTAERGIRLVHFSTDYIFDGQTETPYREEDTPHPLSVYGIHKAAVEAAFRSYPGHLLLRVAWLFGDGGRTFLSLLPDLLMHHSTLEVASGKRGSCLHVGYAAQIIRQLVSNGSSGLFNLVHSGEASWEGFAHECLRQLKERRLAPQCQNLVEIPLEKMSVLSGSRPLYSVLDVSKLAEELGFQPIDWRDGLSQFLDLNYPSQRPVLA, from the coding sequence ATGTCGCCTTCCCTCATCCTCATTTTAGGCAGCGGCGGCCTCTTGGGGCGTCATGTCGTTCGGGAATATTCTTGCTCAGACCAGCCCGTCGTCGCCTTCTCGCACCAGGATCTTGATGTCACCGATGAAAAAACCATCATCGCCGTTCTGGACAAGATTCGGCCCAAAGTCGTCATCAACTGCGCTGCGCTTTGCCATTTTCAGCAGTGCGAGGATCATCCTAAGCAATCCGCGCAGGTCAATCGCGATGCCCCCATCCGGCTGGCGGCACTGACTGCGGAGCGCGGCATCCGGCTCGTCCATTTTAGCACGGATTATATCTTCGATGGGCAGACGGAAACTCCTTACCGTGAAGAAGATACGCCCCACCCGCTGTCCGTTTACGGCATCCATAAAGCCGCCGTGGAAGCGGCGTTCCGCTCGTATCCGGGCCATCTTTTGCTGCGGGTGGCCTGGTTATTTGGCGACGGTGGAAGGACTTTTTTGAGCCTCTTGCCCGATCTTTTGATGCACCACAGTACATTGGAAGTCGCCTCGGGGAAACGCGGCTCCTGTCTGCACGTCGGTTATGCCGCGCAGATCATTCGCCAGCTTGTGAGCAACGGCAGCTCGGGATTATTCAACCTTGTGCATTCCGGCGAGGCGAGTTGGGAAGGCTTTGCCCACGAATGTCTGCGGCAGCTAAAAGAGCGCCGTCTGGCTCCGCAGTGCCAGAATCTTGTGGAAATCCCGTTGGAAAAAATGAGCGTTTTGAGCGGCTCGCGTCCGCTTTATTCCGTGCTGGATGTCTCAAAACTGGCTGAAGAATTGGGGTTTCAGCCGATAGACTGGCGCGATGGATTGAGCCAGTTCCTCGACCTCAATTACCCCAGTCAGCGCCCGGTTCTTGCCTAA
- the xylB gene encoding xylulokinase produces the protein MLYLGIDSGTQSTKCIVLDTETWEIVASAQSGYSLIAGLPPGHLEQHPEDWLTATETTIADCLDKLGSRRDAVRGIGISGQQHGLVVLDRNGNVIRPAKLWCDTSTASQCEAFAQEFGSQRNIIKLAGNVISPGFTAPKLLWLKENEPKHFAAIDSVLLPHDYLNYWLTGDKTMEYGDASGTGLLDVRTREWCGKLIDFIDPDLVDKLPKLQSSQSPAGLLREELRQRWGLSANVVVSSGGGDNMMGAIGTGNIRPGVVTASFGTSGTLYACADKPIIDLEGDVAAFCDSTDHWLPLICTMNVTVATEQVRQLFNWDHATLNSAIAEAAPGAGGLLFLPYLNGERTPNLPNGTGVLHGLTTKNMNPQNIARATMEGVTLGLAYGLQRLAQLGVQATEIRLTGGGSKSAVWRQLAADVFGVPVVCLATAEGAALGAAVQAVWIDGTTNGRGVSLASLCEQAVALNPATRCQPNSALQELYGDLLKRQTSITRQLHQAGHL, from the coding sequence ATGCTCTATCTCGGCATCGACAGCGGCACCCAAAGCACCAAATGCATCGTCCTCGACACGGAAACCTGGGAGATCGTTGCCTCGGCTCAGTCGGGTTACAGTCTTATCGCTGGACTGCCGCCGGGTCACCTTGAGCAACATCCCGAGGATTGGCTCACCGCCACAGAAACGACCATCGCAGACTGTCTCGACAAGCTCGGCAGCCGACGCGACGCCGTGCGCGGCATTGGTATCAGCGGCCAGCAGCACGGGCTGGTGGTGCTTGATCGAAATGGAAACGTCATCCGCCCGGCCAAGCTCTGGTGCGACACCTCGACCGCGTCCCAGTGCGAGGCATTTGCGCAGGAATTTGGAAGTCAGCGGAATATTATCAAACTCGCGGGCAACGTCATTTCACCCGGCTTCACTGCGCCCAAACTACTCTGGCTGAAGGAAAATGAGCCAAAACATTTTGCCGCGATCGACTCCGTTTTGCTCCCGCATGATTACCTGAATTACTGGCTGACCGGCGACAAAACCATGGAATACGGCGACGCCTCGGGCACAGGTTTGCTCGATGTGCGGACGCGCGAATGGTGCGGGAAACTGATCGATTTTATTGACCCCGATCTGGTGGACAAACTCCCCAAGCTGCAATCGTCCCAAAGTCCAGCCGGGCTGCTGCGCGAGGAATTGCGCCAGCGCTGGGGACTCTCGGCCAACGTGGTCGTTTCCTCCGGCGGCGGCGACAACATGATGGGTGCCATCGGCACGGGCAACATTCGGCCCGGAGTCGTTACCGCCAGTTTTGGAACTTCGGGCACGCTCTACGCCTGCGCCGACAAACCGATCATCGACCTCGAAGGCGATGTGGCCGCTTTCTGCGACAGCACAGATCATTGGCTGCCGCTGATTTGCACGATGAATGTGACCGTCGCCACCGAGCAGGTCCGGCAACTCTTTAACTGGGATCACGCCACGCTAAACTCCGCCATCGCTGAGGCCGCGCCCGGAGCGGGTGGGCTGCTATTTCTCCCTTACCTGAATGGCGAGCGGACCCCGAATCTGCCCAATGGAACCGGTGTGCTGCACGGCCTGACCACGAAAAATATGAACCCGCAAAACATCGCCCGCGCCACGATGGAAGGCGTCACACTCGGGCTCGCCTATGGCCTGCAACGGCTGGCGCAGCTAGGCGTACAGGCGACTGAGATTCGACTCACCGGCGGCGGAAGCAAGAGCGCCGTCTGGCGGCAACTGGCGGCGGACGTTTTTGGAGTTCCAGTCGTTTGCCTGGCTACAGCCGAGGGCGCGGCGCTCGGCGCGGCGGTGCAGGCGGTCTGGATCGATGGCACCACCAATGGACGCGGCGTTTCCCTGGCCAGCCTTTGCGAGCAGGCCGTCGCGCTCAATCCGGCGACTCGTTGCCAGCCAAACAGCGCGCTTCAGGAGCTTTATGGCGATCTGCTCAAGAGACAGACCTCAATCACCCGGCAGTTGCATCAGGCCGGGCATTTGTAA
- a CDS encoding BrnT family toxin, whose protein sequence is MDFDWLDAPFDLKKVTPKEIEESFEDPFSLRFLPESVGLTSEARYFCLGKSIGGRCIFSVFWTDGKRYRVISSREMAPEEQSYYDRKNAEFAL, encoded by the coding sequence ATGGATTTTGACTGGCTTGATGCCCCTTTTGATCTGAAAAAGGTCACTCCGAAAGAGATTGAGGAGTCGTTTGAAGATCCTTTCAGCCTGCGATTTCTGCCGGAGTCGGTCGGCCTGACTAGCGAGGCGCGCTATTTCTGCCTCGGAAAATCCATTGGAGGACGCTGCATTTTCAGCGTGTTCTGGACCGACGGGAAACGTTATCGGGTGATCTCCTCGCGCGAGATGGCTCCCGAGGAGCAAAGTTATTACGACCGGAAAAACGCGGAGTTTGCCCTATGA
- a CDS encoding glycosyltransferase family 9 protein — MDIFRKFLPLNQIHPWEPWWELKGIAKLVSLRRLIALRKTLHELKPAQAYCVWADSRVHALMRQAGATQTFSFPVNQQNFYAHERPWRRRRMKLGQFLGYFAPLTHPLQRADYQQSHLKDWQQLTVAAGLQWNPTTPWFQVTPHVKASAFRNPNRKLWLIHPGGRLATKRWPLDRFQHLLNTTFRERTSILIEPPDSHALISDNPDHLSLRAHDFDELLSLVQAADAVLCNDSLVSHLAASLGKPVWTIFGSANPSWFAPYENAARVIACDVCSYRPCIDRCVHSSPICLEAVSVEQVAQSLPSDAALG; from the coding sequence GTGGATATTTTTCGTAAATTCCTCCCCCTCAATCAGATCCACCCGTGGGAGCCGTGGTGGGAGCTGAAGGGAATCGCGAAACTCGTCAGCCTACGACGGCTCATTGCCCTTCGAAAAACCCTCCACGAGTTGAAGCCCGCTCAAGCTTATTGCGTGTGGGCAGATTCGCGCGTTCATGCACTCATGAGGCAGGCAGGAGCAACGCAGACATTCAGCTTTCCGGTAAATCAGCAAAACTTCTACGCCCACGAACGTCCGTGGCGGCGGCGGCGTATGAAACTGGGCCAGTTTTTGGGATATTTTGCGCCACTCACCCATCCTTTACAGCGGGCCGACTATCAGCAATCGCACCTCAAGGATTGGCAACAACTCACCGTGGCCGCCGGTCTCCAATGGAATCCGACAACGCCTTGGTTCCAAGTAACGCCACATGTAAAAGCCAGCGCATTTCGCAATCCCAACCGGAAACTCTGGCTAATTCATCCTGGCGGTCGCCTAGCCACCAAAAGATGGCCGCTCGACCGTTTTCAACATCTCCTAAACACCACTTTTAGAGAGCGGACTTCCATTCTTATTGAGCCGCCGGATAGTCATGCCCTGATTTCTGACAACCCTGATCATCTCTCGTTACGGGCGCACGATTTCGACGAATTGCTCTCTCTCGTTCAGGCTGCGGACGCCGTTCTTTGCAACGATTCCCTCGTGTCCCACCTGGCTGCCTCCTTGGGAAAACCGGTCTGGACCATCTTTGGATCCGCCAATCCCAGCTGGTTTGCGCCTTATGAAAACGCCGCGCGCGTGATCGCTTGCGATGTCTGCTCCTACCGTCCGTGCATCGATCGCTGCGTGCATTCCTCCCCTATTTGCCTGGAAGCCGTGAGCGTCGAACAAGTGGCTCAAAGTCTTCCCAGCGATGCAGCCTTGGGCTAA
- a CDS encoding glycosyltransferase family 2 protein, which produces MTTFSVVTPSFQQVEWLQLAIRSVADQQTSELQIEHVIQDACSSDGTAEMLACQPHLTAFIEKDNGMYDAINRGLRRTTGEIVSYLNCDEQYLPGTLAKVSDFFAKNLDIDMLFAGLIVVDDHGRYLCSRKVLPPLPAHTRVCHLSTFTCSTFFRRRLLDEHGLYFDPAWKAVGDAEWILRCLRKGVKMAAIPDFASVFVDTGSNLGGTAASNGERNRLRDQAPLWERASVPLIAVHHRLRRWLGGIYQQQPFEYSIYTKDSPEKRTAFSVPHPTTMWRQRFTWLR; this is translated from the coding sequence ATGACGACTTTCTCAGTAGTCACACCTAGTTTTCAGCAAGTCGAATGGCTGCAACTCGCTATTCGTTCTGTGGCCGATCAGCAAACGTCGGAACTACAGATCGAGCACGTTATCCAGGATGCCTGCTCAAGCGATGGAACCGCAGAAATGCTGGCCTGCCAGCCTCATCTCACGGCGTTTATCGAAAAGGACAACGGCATGTATGACGCCATCAATCGCGGGTTGCGCCGAACCACGGGCGAGATCGTTTCCTATCTCAACTGCGACGAACAATATCTGCCCGGCACATTGGCTAAAGTGTCCGATTTTTTCGCCAAAAACCTGGACATCGACATGCTTTTCGCCGGTCTCATCGTCGTGGATGACCACGGGCGCTACCTTTGCAGCCGAAAAGTACTGCCGCCGCTACCCGCGCACACCCGCGTCTGCCATCTTAGCACTTTTACCTGCTCGACCTTTTTTCGACGGCGACTGTTGGACGAGCACGGCTTGTATTTTGATCCTGCATGGAAGGCGGTCGGCGATGCCGAATGGATTTTGCGCTGTCTCCGGAAAGGCGTGAAAATGGCCGCGATTCCCGATTTCGCCTCAGTCTTTGTCGATACCGGCAGCAATCTTGGGGGGACTGCCGCCAGTAATGGCGAGCGAAACCGCCTGCGCGATCAGGCTCCGCTTTGGGAGCGCGCCTCCGTGCCGCTTATCGCTGTCCATCATCGTCTGCGCCGCTGGCTGGGCGGAATTTATCAGCAACAACCTTTCGAATATTCGATTTACACAAAAGACAGTCCTGAAAAACGAACCGCATTTTCAGTTCCTCACCCAACGACGATGTGGAGGCAACGCTTCACTTGGCTGCGATGA